From Nitrosopumilus zosterae, the proteins below share one genomic window:
- the argH gene encoding argininosuccinate lyase, which yields MYRSRLGTDLSDITLDYVSSINDDSEIAYYDIIGSQAHTLMLYQNNIITKNDAKKILSALNFLKNEKFDVSSGAEDIHELIESLVIKKAGMASGGKMHTARSRNDQVSLDIRMKIRDDINIICSCLLDAIEALVSVAKNHQKTIMPLYTHLQQAQAGLFSHYLLAHADVLSRDFQRLYGTFERVNQSPLGAGPVGGTSIPIDRHSTAKMLGFDDVIENSIDATSTRDFVAEYIAMISILMTNLSKMSEDFVIWSTSEFSFIELADEFTSPSSVMPQKKNPDILELTRGKTSEIIGNLTAILTTIKGLASGYGRDLQQIKSSIWSTSKISISALLILKSILLTLKVNEKQMKKVTESSNLIALDIAEKLVKEGIPFRVTHQISGSLVQMAYQSKKPISKLTPDQIKKSVSDTKVDPKLVSKIIANTTVVSSLKDRKSFGSSGYDEQKRMISDRTHKINQYRIDVTKRENKISSAIESLTKQINEIIE from the coding sequence ATGTATCGTTCACGTCTTGGTACTGATTTGAGTGATATAACTTTAGATTATGTTTCATCAATTAATGATGATTCTGAAATTGCTTATTATGATATTATTGGAAGTCAAGCTCACACTTTGATGTTATATCAAAATAACATAATTACAAAAAATGATGCAAAAAAGATCTTATCAGCATTGAATTTTTTAAAAAATGAAAAATTTGATGTATCATCAGGAGCAGAAGACATTCATGAATTAATTGAATCACTAGTTATCAAAAAAGCTGGTATGGCAAGCGGTGGCAAGATGCATACTGCAAGATCACGCAATGATCAAGTTTCTTTAGATATTAGAATGAAAATTAGAGATGATATTAACATCATTTGTAGTTGTCTTTTAGATGCTATTGAAGCACTAGTTTCGGTTGCTAAAAATCATCAAAAAACAATCATGCCTCTTTACACTCATCTTCAGCAAGCTCAAGCTGGTTTGTTTTCTCATTATCTTTTAGCCCATGCAGATGTCTTATCTAGAGATTTTCAGAGACTTTATGGAACATTTGAACGAGTAAATCAAAGTCCACTTGGTGCGGGACCTGTTGGTGGGACAAGTATTCCTATTGATAGACATAGTACAGCAAAGATGCTTGGTTTTGACGATGTCATTGAAAATTCTATTGACGCAACAAGTACGCGTGATTTTGTAGCTGAATACATTGCAATGATTTCAATTTTGATGACCAATCTAAGCAAGATGTCTGAGGATTTTGTAATTTGGTCAACATCTGAATTTTCTTTTATTGAGCTTGCTGATGAATTTACGTCTCCCTCTAGTGTTATGCCCCAAAAGAAAAACCCAGATATTTTAGAATTAACCCGCGGTAAAACATCTGAGATTATTGGTAATCTTACTGCAATACTTACGACAATCAAAGGTTTAGCATCTGGTTACGGACGTGATTTACAACAGATTAAATCTTCTATTTGGTCAACATCAAAAATATCCATCAGTGCATTGTTGATACTAAAATCTATACTCCTTACTTTGAAAGTAAATGAAAAACAAATGAAAAAAGTTACTGAATCAAGTAATCTTATTGCGCTTGATATTGCTGAAAAATTAGTTAAGGAAGGAATTCCTTTTAGAGTGACTCATCAAATTTCAGGATCTTTAGTCCAGATGGCTTACCAATCAAAAAAACCCATCTCAAAATTAACTCCCGATCAAATAAAAAAATCTGTGTCTGATACTAAGGTTGATCCAAAACTTGTATCGAAAATCATCGCAAATACCACCGTTGTTTCTTCTTTGAAGGATAGAAAATCGTTTGGATC
- a CDS encoding succinate dehydrogenase, translating to MTEDEHKEGIKGMANPSRYGIERVAYWLMRLSGLGLLAYFVAHIYETSNILRGQVGWDEFLELTQTTEGHIFLAIVIAMCVFHTVNGIRVMLGHGGIGVGKPARPDYPYDPASQNYRHKIGIYSAIVLAAIAMMYGLAVMFGE from the coding sequence ATGACTGAAGACGAACACAAAGAAGGAATCAAAGGAATGGCTAATCCTAGCCGTTATGGAATTGAAAGAGTAGCTTATTGGTTAATGCGGCTAAGTGGATTAGGACTATTGGCATATTTTGTGGCTCATATTTATGAAACAAGTAATATTCTAAGAGGACAAGTAGGATGGGATGAATTTCTTGAATTAACTCAAACTACTGAAGGACACATTTTCTTGGCAATTGTAATAGCAATGTGTGTATTTCATACAGTTAATGGAATTAGAGTAATGCTGGGACATGGAGGTATTGGTGTAGGAAAGCCTGCAAGACCTGATTATCCATATGATCCTGCATCCCAAAACTACAGACACAAAATAGGCATCTATTCTGCAATAGTTCTTGCAGCAATTGCTATGATGTACGGACTAGCGGTAATGTTTGGTGAATAA
- a CDS encoding Trm112 family protein — MNKTMMDILACPIDKNHPLELFEIEEKDNVISEGALFCEKCSRFYPIIEGIPIMLPDELRDKKQEMDFLKNYKKELPEKIITQGNPWHL; from the coding sequence ATGAATAAAACAATGATGGATATTTTAGCATGCCCAATTGACAAAAATCATCCGTTAGAATTATTCGAAATTGAAGAAAAAGACAACGTAATTTCAGAAGGTGCGTTATTTTGTGAAAAATGTTCTAGATTTTATCCTATTATAGAAGGTATTCCAATCATGCTTCCAGATGAATTAAGGGACAAAAAGCAAGAGATGGATTTCCTAAAAAATTACAAAAAAGAATTACCTGAAAAAATTATTACGCAGGGAAATCCATGGCACTTGTGA
- a CDS encoding FAD-binding oxidoreductase — MVVDNKATVTYVQLLKEDLVIIRLVPKEGPVPDYQAGQFITLGLPNPAEGGKIVRRAYSIASHPENRDYIELVIRWVRKPLPGRLTTQIFNTKEGDEILWLKPTGRALLINEELPNGEKDNRRIICIGGGTGLAPFVSYAQHLHDIGDKREIIVLHGASYVDELSYKDLLTGLENESIARGKDEWNFKYRAAISRPQEWFNRSWAGQVGRVETFLRPRDNGMSPLEELIGDKITKENTMFYVCGWQGTIDGVMDFLKPKGFVTEHDKREDGSFEVKYESYG, encoded by the coding sequence ATGGTAGTAGATAACAAAGCGACTGTCACCTATGTACAATTACTAAAAGAAGATCTTGTAATAATTAGATTAGTTCCAAAAGAAGGACCAGTTCCAGATTATCAAGCCGGTCAATTTATCACACTAGGATTACCAAATCCTGCAGAAGGTGGAAAAATTGTTAGACGTGCATATTCTATTGCATCTCATCCAGAAAATAGAGATTACATTGAGCTGGTAATTAGGTGGGTAAGAAAACCCCTTCCCGGAAGATTAACTACGCAGATATTTAATACAAAAGAAGGAGACGAGATTCTTTGGTTAAAGCCTACAGGCAGAGCGTTGTTAATTAATGAAGAACTTCCAAATGGAGAAAAAGACAACAGGAGAATTATTTGTATCGGTGGTGGTACTGGTCTTGCACCATTTGTTAGCTATGCGCAACATCTTCACGATATAGGAGATAAACGAGAGATCATTGTTTTGCATGGCGCAAGTTATGTTGATGAATTAAGTTACAAAGATTTGCTTACTGGTCTTGAAAATGAAAGTATTGCAAGAGGCAAGGATGAATGGAATTTTAAATATAGAGCAGCCATCAGTAGACCGCAAGAATGGTTTAACAGATCATGGGCAGGTCAAGTTGGCAGAGTTGAGACATTCCTAAGACCTAGAGACAATGGAATGTCACCACTAGAAGAATTAATCGGCGATAAAATCACAAAAGAAAATACAATGTTTTATGTTTGTGGTTGGCAGGGAACAATTGATGGAGTAATGGATTTCCTAAAACCAAAAGGCTTTGTAACAGAACATGATAAACGCGAAGACGGAAGCTTTGAAGTCAAATACGAATCTTACGGATGA
- a CDS encoding succinate dehydrogenase/fumarate reductase flavoprotein subunit, with the protein MVDSIEFDLIICGSGLAGLRAAISAAKKGPHLKIGVVSKVQVMRSHSVSAEGGTAAVLFEDEGDTIESHVYDTVKGSDFLADQDVAERLCVEMPQQIHQLDHWGMPWSRRPDGRIDQRNFGGYSFPRATYASDKVGFFEMQTLYDTCQKFENIEYLNEWFVTSIIHDGKRFMGVTAIELSSGTFYTIKGKALIIATGGAGRLYSFSTYALSSTPDGLDMGLRAGMALKDMEFVQFHPTGIMPSGILITEGARGEGGYLLNNKGERFMKNYAAGKMELAPRDIVSRSIMTEIQEGRGFKHETGVDCMKLDLRHIGDEKIKEKLGGIREISIKFSGVDPATDLLDIRPVCHYMMGGLHTDIDGATEIQGVWAAGEAACNSVHGSNRLGANSTSECIVWGKITGELAAEYAMNNTSSNPWPHHLVAADEKRIYDGIFRGNGDVNPYEIRQELTDTMNEKAYVYRNETDLVAGLKKIRELKTMTWKHVDDKAKEYNTNFVNVMELDSMFRVAEIVLLGAINRKESRGAHARTDYTKRDDANFLHHTLAYYDPNEPIMKTHPVTITKYQPVERKY; encoded by the coding sequence ATGGTCGATTCAATAGAATTTGATTTAATTATTTGTGGTTCAGGTCTTGCAGGTCTGAGAGCTGCAATATCTGCTGCTAAAAAAGGACCTCATCTCAAAATTGGGGTTGTTTCAAAGGTACAAGTTATGCGTTCTCATTCTGTCTCAGCTGAGGGAGGCACTGCTGCAGTTCTATTTGAGGACGAAGGCGATACAATTGAATCTCATGTTTATGATACTGTTAAAGGAAGTGACTTTCTTGCAGACCAAGATGTTGCTGAAAGACTTTGTGTTGAAATGCCACAACAAATTCATCAGTTAGATCATTGGGGAATGCCATGGTCTAGAAGACCCGATGGCAGAATTGATCAACGAAATTTTGGAGGATATAGTTTTCCAAGAGCTACATATGCATCTGATAAAGTAGGTTTCTTTGAAATGCAGACATTGTATGACACATGTCAAAAATTTGAAAATATTGAATATCTCAACGAATGGTTTGTAACATCAATCATACATGATGGAAAACGTTTCATGGGAGTAACTGCTATTGAATTATCTTCAGGAACATTTTACACTATTAAGGGAAAGGCTCTCATCATTGCAACTGGTGGTGCTGGACGATTGTATAGTTTCTCGACTTATGCACTTTCATCTACCCCTGATGGCTTGGATATGGGATTGCGTGCTGGTATGGCACTCAAAGATATGGAGTTTGTACAATTCCATCCAACAGGAATTATGCCATCGGGAATTTTAATTACAGAGGGTGCAAGAGGAGAAGGCGGTTATCTTCTAAATAACAAAGGAGAACGATTTATGAAAAATTATGCTGCAGGAAAAATGGAATTAGCTCCTCGTGATATTGTATCAAGATCAATTATGACAGAAATTCAAGAAGGACGTGGATTCAAACATGAAACAGGTGTTGATTGCATGAAACTTGATTTGAGACATATTGGTGATGAAAAAATCAAAGAGAAACTAGGTGGTATTAGAGAAATATCCATCAAGTTTTCTGGTGTTGATCCTGCTACAGATTTACTTGACATTAGACCTGTTTGCCATTATATGATGGGTGGGCTTCATACTGATATTGATGGTGCAACAGAAATCCAAGGCGTTTGGGCTGCTGGAGAGGCAGCATGTAATAGCGTTCATGGCTCTAATAGATTAGGTGCAAATTCCACGTCTGAGTGCATTGTTTGGGGAAAAATTACAGGCGAATTGGCTGCAGAATATGCAATGAATAATACATCATCAAATCCTTGGCCACATCACTTAGTTGCAGCAGACGAAAAGAGAATCTACGATGGAATATTTCGTGGAAATGGGGATGTAAATCCATATGAAATTAGACAGGAATTAACTGATACAATGAATGAAAAAGCCTATGTTTATAGAAATGAAACTGATCTAGTTGCAGGTCTAAAGAAAATTCGCGAACTAAAAACAATGACTTGGAAACACGTTGATGATAAAGCAAAAGAGTACAATACCAATTTTGTAAATGTGATGGAACTCGATTCCATGTTTAGGGTAGCAGAGATTGTTTTACTTGGCGCAATTAATAGAAAAGAATCTCGTGGTGCACATGCAAGAACTGATTATACTAAACGTGATGATGCAAACTTTTTACATCATACCCTAGCTTACTATGATCCAAACGAACCAATTATGAAAACACATCCTGTAACAATTACAAAATATCAGCCCGTGGAGAGGAAATATTAG
- a CDS encoding PadR family transcriptional regulator, whose product MMISEWFQRVGSSVPRGFSRYFILELLKKKEITGKEIIDYAVEQSNGIWKPSPGLIYPLLGRLLDEELIDETKDGKYKLTKKGLDTAADVDKINDIVKKQLEVLFRLGNVGRFVALDLLEKISTMGSILSSNLTNMTDDETQKYKKFLQDELKKIEEKRSKKGKEIKIE is encoded by the coding sequence ATGATGATTTCTGAATGGTTTCAGAGAGTAGGTAGCTCAGTTCCAAGAGGATTTTCTAGATATTTCATTTTAGAATTATTGAAAAAGAAGGAAATCACGGGCAAGGAGATTATAGACTATGCGGTAGAACAAAGCAATGGAATATGGAAACCATCCCCAGGATTGATCTATCCATTGTTGGGAAGATTATTGGATGAAGAACTAATTGATGAAACAAAAGATGGAAAATACAAACTAACAAAAAAAGGCCTAGACACTGCTGCAGATGTAGATAAAATCAATGACATTGTAAAAAAACAGCTAGAGGTTCTTTTTAGATTGGGAAATGTAGGAAGATTTGTTGCATTAGATTTGTTAGAAAAGATCTCTACGATGGGATCAATTCTAAGTTCAAATTTAACAAATATGACTGATGATGAAACTCAAAAATATAAGAAATTCCTTCAAGACGAATTAAAAAAAATAGAGGAAAAAAGATCAAAGAAAGGAAAAGAGATCAAAATAGAATGA
- a CDS encoding isocitrate lyase/PEP mutase family protein — MFKSKKPLVIPGVYDAIGAKIVEKVGFDAMFQTGYGTSATLFGMPDYGFIGASETVDNARRICRAVSVPVIVDSDTGYGNALSVWKLVKELESSGASGIFLEDQRWPKRCGHMQGKEVIPQEEYTEKLGAAIDARESKDFIIVARTDARATEGLDAAIERGIQNKKTGADAVFIEAPKTLDEMKKIGKAIKAPLVANMIEGGATPLSSAEALNKMGFKIILYPLSVLFANTFATMNILQELKKSGSTTKFKQKVVNFDQFNDLVELPKFRKMEKKYGFSKRE; from the coding sequence ATGTTTAAATCAAAAAAACCACTTGTAATTCCAGGAGTTTATGATGCAATAGGTGCAAAGATTGTAGAAAAAGTTGGATTTGATGCAATGTTCCAAACAGGATATGGCACATCAGCAACCTTGTTTGGAATGCCAGATTATGGATTTATTGGCGCATCTGAAACAGTGGATAATGCAAGAAGAATATGTAGAGCAGTTTCAGTTCCAGTAATTGTTGATTCAGATACGGGCTATGGAAATGCACTAAGTGTTTGGAAGTTGGTAAAAGAATTAGAATCCTCAGGAGCATCTGGAATATTTCTAGAGGATCAGCGATGGCCTAAGAGATGTGGGCATATGCAAGGAAAAGAAGTCATTCCACAAGAAGAATATACAGAAAAACTAGGTGCTGCAATTGATGCAAGAGAAAGTAAAGACTTCATCATTGTTGCAAGAACGGATGCCAGAGCAACCGAAGGATTAGATGCTGCAATAGAGAGAGGGATTCAAAATAAAAAAACAGGAGCTGATGCAGTGTTTATTGAAGCGCCTAAAACATTAGATGAAATGAAAAAAATTGGAAAAGCAATCAAAGCACCACTTGTTGCAAACATGATTGAAGGAGGAGCTACACCGCTAAGTTCAGCCGAAGCGTTAAACAAAATGGGATTTAAAATAATACTGTATCCACTATCAGTATTGTTTGCCAATACATTTGCAACAATGAATATTTTACAAGAGTTAAAGAAATCAGGTTCCACTACGAAATTCAAACAAAAAGTGGTTAATTTTGATCAATTCAATGATCTTGTAGAATTACCAAAGTTTAGAAAGATGGAAAAAAAGTATGGATTTTCAAAGAGAGAATAA
- a CDS encoding branched-chain amino acid transaminase codes for MKLPLSKYVWFDGEYTLTEKAKVPITTHAIHYGTSIFEGIRGYWNGKNLYVFRLDEHVKRFRRSGQFYNISLNFSDKEITDAIVGICRKNTIKKSCYIRPFYFVGDYGINLHVTEKAPTNVAIFTFPFGDLFNKNGITAGVVSWRKFSDMSTPPQAKMGGNYLNSIIATQEAKRNGFDEAILLDHNGNVSEAPGENVFIVREGQLVTPALSSSALEGITRDAIIKIAKDLDIDVIERDVTRSELIISEEIFLTGTAAEITPIISMDAKKIGNGKPGDITKKMMQEYTDIVMNKNGDYSHWLTEVY; via the coding sequence ATGAAACTTCCACTTTCAAAATATGTATGGTTTGATGGAGAATATACCCTTACTGAAAAGGCAAAAGTGCCAATTACTACACACGCAATTCACTACGGGACATCAATATTTGAAGGAATTAGAGGTTATTGGAATGGAAAAAACCTTTATGTTTTTAGACTAGATGAGCATGTAAAACGATTTAGAAGATCAGGACAATTCTACAACATCTCATTGAATTTTTCAGATAAAGAAATCACGGATGCCATTGTTGGGATCTGTAGGAAGAACACAATCAAAAAATCATGTTACATAAGACCGTTTTACTTTGTAGGCGATTATGGGATCAATCTCCATGTTACTGAAAAGGCTCCAACAAATGTTGCAATTTTTACATTTCCTTTTGGGGATTTATTTAACAAAAACGGAATTACTGCAGGAGTTGTATCTTGGAGAAAATTCTCAGACATGTCTACACCGCCACAAGCAAAAATGGGTGGGAATTATCTGAATTCAATCATTGCAACTCAAGAAGCAAAAAGAAATGGTTTTGATGAAGCAATTTTACTTGATCATAATGGAAATGTGAGTGAAGCACCAGGAGAAAATGTCTTCATTGTAAGAGAAGGACAACTAGTAACACCTGCATTATCATCATCTGCACTTGAAGGAATTACACGCGATGCAATTATCAAAATTGCAAAAGATTTGGATATCGATGTTATAGAAAGAGATGTTACTAGAAGTGAACTGATCATTTCAGAAGAGATTTTTCTTACGGGAACAGCAGCTGAAATCACACCTATCATATCAATGGATGCAAAAAAGATCGGTAATGGCAAACCAGGCGACATTACAAAGAAAATGATGCAGGAATATACAGACATAGTTATGAACAAAAATGGCGATTATTCTCATTGGCTAACGGAAGTGTACTAA
- a CDS encoding succinate dehydrogenase/fumarate reductase iron-sulfur subunit: MAQVSHIANEQTSTPISSSKSVTLRIARYNPEHDDSSKFMEFTIPYERWTTVLEAILEVKKHLDHSVAVRYSCRQATCGSCGMMINGKPRLACFTKISELNSDVITVEPMNNFPIIRDLAVKFERLFDTHHKIKPYLIRDDADLVSDEREFLQSPEEVEQYIQFANCIKCGLCNSACPTMATDSSFVGPQALAQAYRYVADSRDKGKDSRLKIIDESHGIWRCHFAGSCSQVCPKGVDPAMGIQLLRGYLLGFRG, from the coding sequence ATGGCACAAGTATCTCATATTGCAAATGAACAAACATCAACGCCGATATCTTCATCAAAATCAGTTACACTTAGAATTGCGAGATATAATCCGGAACACGATGATTCAAGTAAATTCATGGAGTTTACGATTCCATATGAAAGATGGACTACAGTTTTGGAAGCTATTCTTGAAGTCAAAAAACATCTTGATCATTCTGTAGCAGTTCGTTATTCATGTAGACAAGCCACTTGTGGTTCATGTGGAATGATGATTAATGGGAAACCTAGATTGGCATGTTTTACAAAAATCAGTGAACTAAATTCTGATGTTATCACAGTCGAACCTATGAATAATTTTCCAATTATCCGGGATCTTGCAGTAAAATTTGAACGATTATTTGATACTCATCATAAAATCAAACCCTATCTAATTCGAGATGATGCAGATCTAGTATCTGATGAACGGGAATTTTTACAATCTCCTGAAGAAGTTGAACAATACATACAATTTGCAAACTGTATAAAATGTGGATTGTGTAACTCTGCATGTCCAACCATGGCAACCGATTCCTCTTTTGTTGGGCCTCAGGCATTAGCTCAAGCATATAGATATGTTGCAGATAGCAGAGATAAAGGAAAAGACTCTAGACTGAAAATTATTGATGAATCTCATGGTATCTGGAGATGTCATTTTGCTGGCTCATGTAGTCAGGTATGTCCAAAAGGCGTTGACCCAGCAATGGGCATTCAATTACTTAGAGGCTACCTGCTCGGTTTTAGAGGCTAG
- a CDS encoding DNA-binding protein, with protein sequence MSNEARDTIFIGKKPLMAYVTSTLIQLANLPSVNIKARGLSIGRAVDVAQIIARKTENAGYSIGEIKIGSESLESQDGRTRNVSTIEIEVKRNTA encoded by the coding sequence ATGTCAAACGAAGCCAGAGACACCATATTCATTGGTAAGAAACCATTGATGGCATATGTTACATCAACGCTAATTCAATTGGCAAACTTACCATCCGTCAACATCAAAGCTAGAGGACTCAGCATAGGCCGTGCTGTAGATGTAGCTCAAATCATTGCAAGAAAAACTGAAAATGCAGGCTACTCTATCGGAGAAATAAAAATTGGCTCTGAATCACTAGAGTCCCAAGACGGTAGAACCAGAAACGTTTCAACAATAGAAATTGAAGTAAAGAGAAATACAGCATAA
- a CDS encoding HEAT repeat domain-containing protein: MENISKVLESGNSQEKIKILETLDKTDNPTILEKIISKLDDEDIQVRGEAFGSLVLNKNKISNFLIKSLNSTSKNIRGFALLVLANRNEIEAIPEIVKRVKDESSMVRSCAIGALRHLKAKEDKEIFLQSLLDSNLEVRKSALQAIIDLKISIPEDKRNEINKLKDLEMEKLISKLK, encoded by the coding sequence TTGGAAAATATTTCAAAAGTTTTAGAATCAGGAAATAGTCAAGAAAAAATCAAAATTTTAGAAACGCTAGACAAAACAGACAATCCAACAATTTTAGAAAAAATTATTTCAAAGTTAGATGATGAGGATATTCAAGTAAGAGGAGAAGCATTTGGTTCCCTCGTATTAAATAAAAATAAGATTTCAAATTTTTTGATTAAAAGTTTGAATTCTACCAGTAAAAATATCAGAGGTTTTGCATTACTAGTATTAGCAAACAGAAATGAAATAGAGGCAATTCCAGAAATAGTAAAACGGGTCAAAGACGAGAGTTCTATGGTTAGATCATGTGCAATAGGCGCGTTACGACATCTCAAGGCAAAGGAAGATAAGGAAATTTTTCTTCAATCTCTTTTAGATTCAAATTTAGAAGTAAGAAAAAGTGCTCTTCAAGCAATTATTGATCTAAAAATTTCAATTCCAGAAGACAAGAGAAATGAAATCAACAAACTGAAAGATTTGGAAATGGAAAAATTAATTTCTAAATTAAAATAG
- a CDS encoding succinate dehydrogenase gives MRESTIMKIHYGTALAAVALVAVHVLMRLTMGFAESLEYESVIANYKFIPYAAMLELILILLSIHGFNGLRVILLELKQGQLYEKAVSYGCLAAMFGLIAYGSRTIIMTNMGMI, from the coding sequence ATGAGAGAAAGCACAATTATGAAAATTCATTATGGGACTGCCTTGGCAGCTGTGGCTCTAGTTGCAGTACATGTTTTAATGCGACTTACGATGGGCTTTGCAGAGTCTTTAGAATATGAATCCGTTATTGCAAACTACAAATTTATTCCATACGCTGCAATGTTAGAATTAATTCTCATTCTACTTTCAATTCATGGATTTAATGGATTACGAGTTATTTTATTGGAATTAAAACAAGGCCAACTTTATGAAAAAGCTGTTTCATATGGTTGCTTAGCCGCAATGTTTGGTTTAATAGCATATGGCTCAAGAACAATTATTATGACTAATATGGGGATGATATAA
- a CDS encoding Gfo/Idh/MocA family protein, whose product MKIVQIGTGGWGKNHTRILSQLGVLSAICDANPQKSKEYGDKYSVKHYDSLDELLNSEEFDGAFVVTPTSTHTEIAKKLLEAKKHVFVEKPMTYKSEDGELLAKLAEKNKVILTCGYIERFNPAVDEVKKLVKGKKFGDLVMLEFHRENRMPLHIKDVGIIYDTSVHDIDTANWLFDDMPHVVFARAGKIKHEHEDFASIMLGYKDDRVAIISSNWITPKKVRKFNAVCTDAIISSDFITQEIIVEKDNHNETIQNEKQEPLLLEIQSFLGAIEGKNEHIVKSQEAVNVTKIAEAALLSSLKGIPIYLDLK is encoded by the coding sequence ATGAAAATTGTTCAAATTGGGACAGGAGGATGGGGGAAAAATCACACTAGAATTTTATCTCAACTAGGAGTTCTTTCAGCAATTTGTGATGCAAACCCTCAAAAAAGTAAAGAATACGGAGATAAGTATTCTGTAAAGCATTATGATTCATTAGATGAATTGCTAAATTCTGAGGAATTTGATGGTGCGTTTGTGGTAACACCAACATCTACTCATACTGAAATTGCAAAAAAATTGTTAGAGGCAAAAAAACATGTTTTTGTAGAAAAACCAATGACCTACAAATCGGAGGATGGCGAATTACTTGCTAAACTTGCAGAAAAGAACAAAGTTATTCTCACATGTGGATACATAGAGAGATTTAATCCAGCAGTAGATGAAGTGAAAAAATTGGTGAAAGGAAAAAAATTTGGTGATTTAGTAATGTTAGAATTTCATCGTGAAAATAGAATGCCTCTACATATCAAAGATGTTGGAATAATTTATGACACATCAGTTCACGATATTGATACTGCTAATTGGTTGTTTGATGACATGCCACACGTAGTTTTTGCAAGGGCAGGTAAAATTAAACATGAACATGAAGATTTTGCAAGCATAATGCTAGGATACAAAGATGACAGAGTCGCAATAATTTCATCAAATTGGATTACACCCAAAAAAGTTAGAAAATTCAATGCAGTATGTACAGATGCGATTATTTCATCAGATTTTATCACCCAAGAGATTATTGTAGAAAAAGACAATCATAATGAAACTATTCAAAATGAGAAACAAGAGCCATTATTACTAGAAATTCAAAGTTTCCTTGGAGCAATCGAGGGCAAAAATGAGCATATTGTAAAATCACAAGAAGCTGTAAATGTGACAAAAATCGCAGAAGCGGCACTCTTATCTAGTTTAAAGGGAATTCCAATTTATCTGGATTTAAAATGA
- a CDS encoding metal-sulfur cluster assembly factor, protein MSQDIKQLRVKIFDELSKIVDPEINTSIVELELIDEVDINNDNVKVDLHLTSPFCPAVFGFKICQDIHDNLLKVDGVDDVKVNVSNHFMAEQINNQVNNSPNPKKSG, encoded by the coding sequence ATGAGTCAAGATATCAAACAGCTTAGAGTGAAAATCTTCGATGAATTATCAAAGATTGTAGATCCAGAAATCAATACATCAATTGTAGAATTAGAATTAATTGATGAAGTAGATATCAATAATGACAACGTCAAAGTGGATTTGCATCTTACCAGTCCATTCTGTCCTGCAGTATTTGGTTTTAAGATTTGTCAGGATATTCACGATAATTTATTGAAAGTGGATGGTGTAGATGATGTGAAAGTGAATGTTTCAAATCACTTTATGGCAGAACAGATTAACAACCAAGTTAACAATAGTCCAAATCCAAAAAAATCAGGCTAG